A window from Anser cygnoides isolate HZ-2024a breed goose chromosome 1, Taihu_goose_T2T_genome, whole genome shotgun sequence encodes these proteins:
- the RXYLT1 gene encoding ribitol-5-phosphate xylosyltransferase 1 isoform X5 produces MCCWAVLCFITGPSVVPGYFSVEAENVVLVLNGREKAKITYATQWLHYAQTLIQTHKIQHVAVVLLGNEQCNNEWIQPYLKRHGGFVNLLFVTYDYALVNEEDIFQWPLGVATYRNFPVVEPSWSMLHDPRSYLCNFLGTVYKNSSRETLMEILKQDGLDKLCWIAAREQWQPQETNESFKNYQDALLQSDLTLCPVGINTECYRIYEACSYGSLPVIEDVMTPGDCGNSSMYHSAPLQLLKTMGAPFIFIKNWKELPAVLEKEKKMSLQEKIQRRKKLIEWYQNFKAWMRQKFVNTLENSFLPSDKG; encoded by the exons ATGTGCTGCTGGGCAGTTTTGTG CTTCATCACTGGTCCGTCTGTAGTTCCTGGCTACTTCTCAGTTGAAGCTGAAAATGTTGTGCTAGTTctgaatggaagagaaaaagcaaagatcaCTTACGCCACTCAGTGGTTGCATTACGCGCAAACGTTAATCCAGACTCACAAGATACAGCATGTAGCTGTTGTGCTGCTTGGAAATGAGCAGTGCAACAATGAATGGATTCAACCATACCTGAAAAGACACGGAGGATTTGTAAATCTGCTCTTTGTAACATATGACTATGCATTGGTAAATGAAGAAGATATTTTCCAGTGGCCTTTAGGAGTAGCTAC CTACAGAAATTTTCCGGTTGTAGAACCCAGCTGGTCAATGCTACACGATCCAAGGTCGTATCTATGTAATTTCCTAGGAACAGTTTATAAGAACTCTTCGAGGGAAACTCTAATGGAAATACTGAAGCAGGATGGACTTGATAAGCTTTGCTGGATTGCAGCCAGAGAACA GTGGCAGCCtcaagaaacaaatgaaagttTCAAAAACTATCAGGATGCCTTGCTGCAGAGTGATCTGACGTTGTGCCCAGTGGGAATAAATACAGAATGCTATAGGATTTACGAAGCTTGTTCGTATGGATCCCTGCCTGTTATAGAAGATGTAATGACACCTGGTGATTGCGGAAATTCATCAATGTACCACAGTGCTCCATTACAATTATTAAAAACCATGGGGGCTCCatttatctttattaaaaactgGAAAGAGCTTCCTGCTgttctagaaaaagaaaaaaaaatgagcttacAAGAAAAgattcaaaggagaaaaaagcttaTAGAGTGGTATCAAAACTTCAAAGCATGGATGAGACAGAAATTCGTTAATACTTTGGAAAATTCATTTCTGCCCAGTGATAAAGGATAA
- the RXYLT1 gene encoding ribitol-5-phosphate xylosyltransferase 1 isoform X4, whose amino-acid sequence MQTAAMQCSFITGPSVVPGYFSVEAENVVLVLNGREKAKITYATQWLHYAQTLIQTHKIQHVAVVLLGNEQCNNEWIQPYLKRHGGFVNLLFVTYDYALVNEEDIFQWPLGVATYRNFPVVEPSWSMLHDPRSYLCNFLGTVYKNSSRETLMEILKQDGLDKLCWIAAREQWQPQETNESFKNYQDALLQSDLTLCPVGINTECYRIYEACSYGSLPVIEDVMTPGDCGNSSMYHSAPLQLLKTMGAPFIFIKNWKELPAVLEKEKKMSLQEKIQRRKKLIEWYQNFKAWMRQKFVNTLENSFLPSDKG is encoded by the exons ATGCAAACCGCagcgatgcagtgcag CTTCATCACTGGTCCGTCTGTAGTTCCTGGCTACTTCTCAGTTGAAGCTGAAAATGTTGTGCTAGTTctgaatggaagagaaaaagcaaagatcaCTTACGCCACTCAGTGGTTGCATTACGCGCAAACGTTAATCCAGACTCACAAGATACAGCATGTAGCTGTTGTGCTGCTTGGAAATGAGCAGTGCAACAATGAATGGATTCAACCATACCTGAAAAGACACGGAGGATTTGTAAATCTGCTCTTTGTAACATATGACTATGCATTGGTAAATGAAGAAGATATTTTCCAGTGGCCTTTAGGAGTAGCTAC CTACAGAAATTTTCCGGTTGTAGAACCCAGCTGGTCAATGCTACACGATCCAAGGTCGTATCTATGTAATTTCCTAGGAACAGTTTATAAGAACTCTTCGAGGGAAACTCTAATGGAAATACTGAAGCAGGATGGACTTGATAAGCTTTGCTGGATTGCAGCCAGAGAACA GTGGCAGCCtcaagaaacaaatgaaagttTCAAAAACTATCAGGATGCCTTGCTGCAGAGTGATCTGACGTTGTGCCCAGTGGGAATAAATACAGAATGCTATAGGATTTACGAAGCTTGTTCGTATGGATCCCTGCCTGTTATAGAAGATGTAATGACACCTGGTGATTGCGGAAATTCATCAATGTACCACAGTGCTCCATTACAATTATTAAAAACCATGGGGGCTCCatttatctttattaaaaactgGAAAGAGCTTCCTGCTgttctagaaaaagaaaaaaaaatgagcttacAAGAAAAgattcaaaggagaaaaaagcttaTAGAGTGGTATCAAAACTTCAAAGCATGGATGAGACAGAAATTCGTTAATACTTTGGAAAATTCATTTCTGCCCAGTGATAAAGGATAA